One part of the Arthrobacter tumbae genome encodes these proteins:
- a CDS encoding peptidoglycan DD-metalloendopeptidase family protein, producing MSEVRPVSGHSVLRSRRRAVRSGVSVCLALAVIYSFGYPGSTPLTSLTSGAGATGTVLAQGAGSFADAIVPPTGYVGEQQLVTPETTSPFGTTDSLVPGRAVPGAEESSRATAPAAKTSSVEALSSMPRPGKGMLISPLQFLTPSSPFGLRTSPITGEHDEFHTGQDFAAPCGTRVFSADAGVVRAAGWHPWGGGNRVELDHGNGLVTTYNHLEGIGVEAGDRVGAGQVIATVGTTGWSTGCHLHFETILNGGHADPGGWKLLPLDGSGPVEMPSLVNFTPGTGSGNDDDTAWVAYLATSEAIEPVAVKSPARVDAEVAAQGPRSSGRASSSTKSSSSKTSSGASSSASSSSDEKPAQPSGTPSTSVPGTSTAPSKPGTPSGTPSGTPSGTPSPTKPGTPPPSSSTDPTPPVTSDPTPPVTETPTPPVTDTPTPPVDATPPVDPTPPVDPTPVVPDPTPVDPTPPVTETPTPPVVDPTLPVVPDPAPADPPPAPSTPPPATPPTVSVTDPVEACDPAIDPEAIVVDPVTKEPVLDPVTKEPITAAELCASAAVQPTPGITGTEIAREADPALTTTP from the coding sequence GTGAGTGAAGTCAGGCCGGTGTCCGGCCACAGCGTTCTGAGGAGCCGTCGTCGTGCGGTTCGGTCGGGAGTGAGCGTTTGCCTTGCTCTGGCTGTCATTTACTCCTTTGGTTATCCCGGATCCACCCCGTTGACCTCGTTGACCTCCGGGGCAGGTGCAACCGGAACCGTGCTCGCACAGGGAGCCGGAAGCTTCGCTGACGCCATCGTTCCGCCTACCGGGTACGTGGGTGAGCAGCAGCTCGTCACCCCGGAGACGACGTCGCCTTTCGGCACCACGGATTCGCTGGTACCAGGGCGTGCGGTTCCCGGTGCGGAGGAGTCCTCCCGTGCCACGGCACCCGCTGCCAAGACGTCATCGGTTGAGGCCCTCAGCTCCATGCCGCGCCCGGGCAAGGGCATGCTCATTTCTCCGCTTCAGTTCCTGACCCCGAGTTCGCCGTTCGGCCTTCGCACGAGCCCCATCACCGGGGAACACGATGAATTCCACACCGGCCAGGACTTTGCGGCGCCCTGCGGCACCCGGGTCTTCTCAGCGGATGCCGGTGTTGTCCGTGCTGCCGGCTGGCACCCCTGGGGCGGCGGAAACCGTGTGGAACTCGACCACGGCAACGGTCTGGTCACCACCTACAATCACCTCGAGGGAATCGGGGTAGAGGCCGGCGACCGCGTGGGCGCCGGGCAGGTCATCGCCACCGTAGGCACCACAGGCTGGTCCACGGGCTGCCACCTGCATTTCGAGACCATCCTCAACGGCGGTCACGCTGATCCCGGCGGCTGGAAGCTGCTTCCGCTGGACGGCAGTGGTCCGGTTGAGATGCCGAGCCTGGTCAACTTCACACCGGGAACAGGAAGCGGGAACGACGACGACACCGCCTGGGTTGCCTACCTCGCCACCTCTGAGGCCATTGAGCCGGTTGCGGTGAAGTCGCCTGCCCGTGTGGACGCCGAAGTAGCTGCTCAGGGACCGCGGTCCAGCGGCAGGGCATCGTCCAGCACCAAGTCCTCGAGCAGCAAGACCTCGAGCGGCGCGTCTTCGAGCGCATCGTCTTCGAGCGATGAGAAGCCTGCACAGCCCTCGGGTACACCGAGCACGTCGGTTCCCGGAACGTCAACCGCGCCTTCCAAGCCGGGTACGCCGTCGGGCACACCTTCCGGAACGCCGTCGGGGACCCCGTCACCCACCAAGCCGGGTACACCGCCGCCTTCATCATCAACCGACCCGACGCCGCCGGTCACCTCGGATCCGACCCCGCCAGTCACCGAAACCCCGACGCCACCGGTCACGGACACGCCGACGCCGCCCGTGGACGCAACACCACCAGTCGACCCGACACCACCAGTGGACCCGACACCGGTTGTTCCAGACCCAACGCCGGTAGACCCGACACCGCCGGTCACAGAGACGCCAACACCACCCGTGGTGGACCCAACCCTACCTGTCGTCCCGGACCCAGCGCCGGCCGACCCGCCACCTGCCCCAAGCACCCCACCTCCCGCTACTCCCCCGACGGTCTCGGTGACCGATCCTGTGGAGGCTTGTGATCCTGCGATCGACCCGGAGGCCATCGTCGTCGACCCGGTCACCAAAGAGCCGGTGCTGGACCCGGTAACGAAGGAGCCGATCACGGCTGCGGAGCTGTGCGCTTCGGCAGCCGTCCAACCAACGCCTGGGATCACCGGGACAGAGATTGCGCGGGAAGCCGATCCCGCACTGACTACGACGCCGTAG
- a CDS encoding M14 family zinc carboxypeptidase encodes MGKPFPFHARLALLGTAALAAPLLVGPPAVANFPSTEGKTSTASILTYDDTIAELTKLESNSRFPVDVFTLGEAGTAVNQSEQGRDLFVATVGNGPEDVWVQGRIHGNEPYGAESILTLLKDLGTNGSAEYQQIRDAFTIHFIPMYNPDGSELNIRQTVLYDDATGEPLLNDAGQQQRIDLNRDWVADKFQADESIAFYEYWTMVKPDYGIDIHHQGLKKQFGTGDDVTLSLGISLAPGGPTLPTLQGGAYDVLTRQMHGYVFQELSKYGYITMDRYQVGGNLEIDIKGGVVSAMMLGLNYQGLNPTGHSNPVVFFETSGNTSEGSLGQKARGKSIQQNVLAMRTLLSGLAADEVQQVDPDVWEEIPHAPVAGYSTDYAGTIPVSF; translated from the coding sequence ATGGGAAAGCCCTTCCCGTTTCATGCACGACTCGCACTCCTGGGCACTGCCGCCCTGGCTGCGCCCCTCCTTGTTGGCCCGCCCGCCGTTGCCAACTTCCCTTCCACCGAAGGAAAAACCAGCACCGCCAGCATCCTCACCTATGACGACACAATTGCCGAGCTCACCAAACTCGAGAGCAACAGCCGTTTTCCCGTCGACGTCTTCACTCTCGGAGAAGCCGGCACCGCCGTCAACCAGAGCGAGCAGGGCCGCGACCTCTTCGTGGCCACGGTAGGCAACGGCCCCGAGGATGTCTGGGTGCAGGGACGCATCCACGGCAACGAACCCTACGGCGCCGAATCCATCCTCACCCTCCTGAAGGACCTGGGCACGAACGGCTCGGCCGAGTACCAGCAGATCCGCGACGCGTTCACCATCCACTTCATCCCCATGTACAACCCGGACGGTAGCGAACTGAACATCCGCCAGACAGTCCTCTACGACGACGCAACCGGCGAGCCGCTCCTGAACGATGCCGGCCAGCAGCAGCGCATCGACCTCAACCGCGATTGGGTTGCGGACAAATTCCAGGCGGACGAGTCGATCGCGTTCTATGAGTACTGGACCATGGTCAAGCCGGATTACGGCATTGACATCCATCACCAGGGCCTGAAGAAGCAGTTCGGAACGGGCGACGACGTCACCCTGTCCCTCGGCATCTCGCTGGCGCCCGGCGGCCCTACCCTGCCCACGCTGCAGGGCGGCGCCTATGACGTGCTGACGCGTCAGATGCACGGCTACGTGTTCCAGGAGCTGTCGAAGTACGGCTACATCACCATGGACCGCTACCAGGTGGGTGGGAACCTGGAAATCGACATCAAAGGCGGTGTGGTCTCCGCGATGATGCTGGGGCTCAATTACCAGGGCCTGAATCCCACCGGGCACTCAAACCCTGTGGTCTTCTTCGAGACGTCCGGCAATACCAGCGAAGGCAGCCTCGGCCAGAAAGCCCGTGGCAAGAGCATCCAGCAAAACGTCCTCGCCATGAGGACCCTGCTGTCCGGCCTGGCAGCCGATGAGGTCCAGCAGGTTGATCCGGACGTCTGGGAAGAGATCCCGCATGCACCGGTTGCGGGTTACAGCACCGACTACGCAGGCACCATCCCCGTCTCTTTCTGA
- a CDS encoding M14 family zinc carboxypeptidase translates to MKKSLAAAALAGALTISSVAVAAPTFGVGEGPGYNGNETINTSILRTYDELASFLKTQDARQDAMELEVIGQSVKGRDLYLAKYISDPDNPTILFLTQQHGNEQLTTEGALEFIKHLGTGKTGNVLDGVNILVVPMLNPDGAMGDVDFSLDDYIASGDRHLTRYNAVEVDLNRDHVAKIQPETQALHYNVMAKYNIDYMIDLHHQGTNSERDGELVSGSILHPTTPNVDPAVLEGSKRLGAVVFDAVDSTGWGHLGKYSGGSAETISRNGIAVEYGISTLLFEMRGMSDHERESAVLGQKSNGYLIKQTVTTLDASVRAIADGSINTADTSFWDTLATQNTRSE, encoded by the coding sequence GTGAAGAAATCACTTGCAGCAGCAGCGCTCGCCGGCGCGCTCACCATCTCCTCTGTTGCCGTCGCCGCACCTACGTTCGGCGTCGGCGAGGGGCCGGGCTACAACGGCAACGAAACCATCAACACGTCCATCCTCCGTACCTATGATGAGCTGGCCAGCTTCCTGAAGACCCAGGATGCCAGGCAGGACGCCATGGAACTGGAGGTCATCGGACAGTCGGTCAAGGGCCGCGACCTGTACCTCGCGAAGTACATCTCCGACCCGGATAACCCGACCATCCTTTTCCTTACCCAACAGCACGGCAATGAACAGCTCACCACTGAGGGTGCCCTCGAATTCATCAAGCACCTGGGCACCGGCAAGACGGGGAACGTGCTCGACGGCGTCAACATCCTTGTGGTGCCGATGCTGAACCCCGACGGCGCAATGGGCGACGTCGACTTCTCCCTTGATGACTACATCGCCAGCGGCGACCGCCATCTCACCCGGTACAACGCCGTGGAGGTGGACCTTAACCGGGACCACGTCGCCAAGATTCAGCCGGAGACCCAGGCCCTGCACTACAACGTCATGGCGAAATACAACATCGACTACATGATCGACCTGCACCACCAGGGCACCAACAGCGAACGTGACGGCGAACTGGTGTCCGGTTCGATCCTGCACCCCACCACGCCGAACGTCGATCCGGCTGTGCTCGAGGGGTCAAAGCGCCTTGGCGCAGTGGTGTTCGACGCCGTGGACTCCACCGGTTGGGGCCACCTCGGCAAGTACAGCGGCGGTTCGGCCGAGACCATCAGCCGCAACGGAATCGCCGTCGAGTACGGGATTTCCACCCTGCTGTTCGAGATGCGCGGTATGTCGGACCACGAACGGGAATCGGCCGTGCTCGGCCAGAAGAGCAATGGCTACCTGATCAAGCAGACCGTCACCACGCTCGATGCGTCGGTGCGTGCAATCGCTGATGGGTCAATCAATACGGCGGACACGTCCTTCTGGGACACGCTCGCCACGCAGAACACCCGTTCGGAATAG
- a CDS encoding GAF domain-containing protein: protein MAPDDHIAGIEQLQQMLLESPGFTEFLLDLTTISASLFSTDSPMHCAITVERTGGPTTVASSSELAQRLDEQQYASDDGPCLTALRQQHSVLIAELVADLRWRRYAAAVSGEPVRSVLAVPIPTDGSSAAALNCYSPDVAAFGPQAVAAIEKHANSLSTILRLALRVHPAERYPDDLRAVLKSRAVVDAAVALVMMQNRCSHEAAMTTLQVASRHHNRRVQGIADELLGKAMATTVISRTANRSG, encoded by the coding sequence ATGGCCCCCGACGACCACATAGCTGGAATCGAGCAGCTTCAGCAGATGCTCCTCGAAAGCCCGGGATTCACTGAGTTCCTGCTTGACCTGACCACCATTTCGGCGTCACTGTTCAGCACTGATTCCCCCATGCACTGTGCCATCACAGTCGAACGCACCGGCGGGCCGACCACCGTTGCCAGCAGCAGCGAGCTGGCTCAACGGCTGGATGAGCAGCAGTATGCGTCCGACGACGGCCCTTGCCTCACTGCCTTGCGCCAGCAGCACTCGGTGCTGATTGCTGAACTGGTGGCCGACCTGCGCTGGCGCAGATACGCCGCCGCCGTCTCGGGCGAGCCGGTGCGATCCGTTCTGGCAGTGCCCATCCCGACGGATGGCTCCTCGGCAGCTGCGCTCAATTGCTATTCACCCGACGTTGCTGCGTTCGGACCACAGGCAGTCGCCGCTATAGAGAAGCACGCGAATTCACTCTCGACGATCCTGCGCCTGGCCCTGCGGGTCCATCCAGCCGAGCGCTATCCGGACGATCTGCGCGCCGTACTGAAGTCCCGTGCGGTGGTGGATGCCGCCGTCGCGCTTGTCATGATGCAGAACCGCTGCAGCCATGAGGCTGCAATGACCACGCTGCAGGTGGCCTCCCGGCATCACAACAGGCGGGTGCAGGGCATCGCCGATGAGCTCCTCGGCAAGGCAATGGCGACGACGGTGATCAGTCGCACTGCGAACCGGTCCGGATGA
- a CDS encoding GAF and ANTAR domain-containing protein — MPDVDSGSGALLSPVDAGSAELVMQLQDLLADNADVQEFLAELSRVASVELSLPDNPISCGVTVLRRKKPLTVANSDERSRILDEVQNSYGDGPCLTALRVGAIISVPDVKTETRWPDYMRSTEACDVKSILSVPMDVRNSGKAVLNFYSSRIQGFSDESILAAQSVAEEAARALHLALKIAQLNELTDNLSAALETRTTIATAVGIIMAENRCSREKAFQILVDASSHRNTKMHTLAEGVIGRVAGDHDKAPDFDE; from the coding sequence ATGCCGGACGTGGATAGTGGAAGTGGTGCCCTTCTGTCACCGGTTGATGCAGGGAGCGCCGAACTGGTGATGCAACTACAGGACCTGCTCGCGGACAATGCTGATGTCCAGGAGTTTCTGGCGGAACTGAGCAGGGTGGCATCCGTTGAGCTTTCGCTGCCGGACAATCCCATCTCCTGTGGAGTGACAGTCCTTCGCCGGAAAAAGCCGCTCACGGTGGCTAACAGTGATGAACGTTCCAGGATTCTTGATGAAGTGCAGAACAGCTACGGCGACGGTCCATGCCTGACCGCCCTTCGGGTCGGCGCCATCATCAGCGTTCCGGATGTGAAGACGGAAACCCGCTGGCCCGACTATATGCGCTCCACGGAAGCGTGTGACGTGAAGTCAATCCTCTCGGTACCCATGGACGTCAGGAACTCCGGCAAGGCGGTCCTCAATTTTTACTCGTCACGCATTCAAGGATTCTCGGATGAGAGCATCCTTGCGGCGCAGAGCGTTGCGGAAGAAGCTGCCCGTGCGCTTCATCTCGCCCTGAAGATTGCGCAGCTCAATGAGCTCACCGACAACCTCAGCGCAGCGCTGGAAACCCGGACGACCATTGCGACGGCGGTAGGCATCATCATGGCCGAGAACCGCTGTTCCCGTGAGAAGGCTTTCCAGATCCTTGTTGATGCCAGCAGCCACCGAAACACCAAGATGCACACCCTGGCGGAGGGCGTCATTGGTCGGGTAGCGGGTGATCATGACAAGGCACCGGATTTCGACGAGTGA
- a CDS encoding GAF and ANTAR domain-containing protein translates to MTDRVPLDELSTAVGRIMGLLLTQEKVDDAVQHLAVAVKSSMPGSVGAGVSLIDSRGRRTSTGFTDDVVKEADRLQYELGSGPCLTAWASAEPVLMDDVATDPRWPDWSSAVKDLPIRSVLSTPLVAQGHPIGALKVYADVPHLYNAGASSLLSSFAGPAATLLSHIQGSEVVERMSGALQASLYSRDLTNQACGILMERKGHTREQALSELIMTARQLRTSLRDVCAELVAETTARTT, encoded by the coding sequence ATGACTGACAGAGTTCCACTCGACGAGTTATCCACCGCCGTCGGCCGGATCATGGGTTTACTGCTTACCCAGGAAAAGGTAGACGATGCCGTCCAGCACCTTGCGGTGGCAGTGAAGAGTTCGATGCCCGGCAGCGTTGGAGCGGGCGTGTCTCTTATCGATTCCAGGGGCCGTAGAACCAGTACCGGATTCACCGATGACGTGGTGAAGGAGGCCGACCGGCTTCAGTACGAACTTGGCTCCGGCCCCTGCCTCACTGCCTGGGCGTCTGCTGAACCGGTGCTGATGGACGATGTGGCGACCGATCCCCGCTGGCCCGATTGGAGCAGCGCCGTAAAGGACCTCCCGATCCGTTCTGTGCTGAGCACGCCACTCGTGGCGCAGGGACATCCCATAGGTGCCCTGAAGGTCTATGCCGACGTGCCTCATCTCTACAACGCAGGGGCATCCTCCCTGCTGAGCTCGTTTGCCGGCCCAGCCGCCACGCTGCTGTCCCATATACAGGGCAGCGAAGTAGTCGAACGCATGAGCGGTGCCCTCCAGGCTTCGCTCTATAGCCGCGACCTGACCAACCAGGCGTGCGGCATCCTGATGGAACGCAAAGGCCACACACGGGAGCAGGCCCTCTCGGAGCTGATCATGACTGCACGCCAACTGCGAACATCCCTCCGCGATGTCTGCGCTGAACTGGTGGCCGAAACCACGGCCCGCACTACCTGA
- a CDS encoding LacI family DNA-binding transcriptional regulator, whose product MVGIKDVAALAGVSTATVSRALSGNGQVSERARLKVLEAAKQLDFVPSFSASSLASGRNRNVGVVVPSVNRWYFSQIVDSVAASLLDAGYDLTLYNVSDGAGHRDRVFSEFLLRQRCDGVISVSLQLSETELGQLLAVGKPIVGIGGPLPGADTISVNEFSIAELATEHLISLGHRRIAYIGGPEDAAKDFNISEGRRRGYEVAMEAAGLEIVPSWLAYADFTISGGYASAKQVLAYPRNRPTAVFCASDEMAIGTIVAARELGIRVPDALSVIGIDGHDLGEVFGLTTIAQYPALQGSRAVQRMLQLFAGPAESGERSNHTAHTEMIVRSSTAAPTE is encoded by the coding sequence GTGGTTGGCATCAAGGACGTTGCAGCGCTCGCAGGCGTCTCGACTGCCACGGTTTCCCGCGCCCTCAGCGGCAATGGTCAGGTCTCCGAGCGGGCCCGGCTGAAGGTTCTTGAGGCTGCGAAGCAGCTGGACTTCGTGCCGTCCTTCTCGGCGTCGTCACTTGCCTCGGGAAGGAACCGCAATGTCGGCGTCGTCGTGCCGTCAGTCAACCGCTGGTACTTCTCCCAGATTGTGGACAGCGTTGCGGCGTCCCTCCTGGACGCCGGCTACGACCTGACGCTGTACAACGTCAGCGATGGCGCAGGGCACCGCGACCGGGTCTTCTCGGAGTTCCTGCTGCGCCAACGGTGCGACGGCGTGATCTCCGTTTCGCTGCAGCTGTCCGAAACTGAACTCGGACAGCTGCTTGCGGTGGGTAAGCCGATCGTCGGTATCGGTGGTCCGCTTCCCGGCGCAGACACCATCAGCGTCAACGAGTTCTCCATTGCGGAGTTAGCCACCGAGCACCTGATCAGCCTGGGGCACCGGCGGATTGCGTACATCGGCGGACCCGAGGACGCTGCAAAGGACTTCAACATCTCCGAAGGCCGGCGCCGCGGCTACGAGGTGGCCATGGAAGCTGCCGGCCTGGAAATTGTTCCGTCATGGCTCGCCTACGCGGACTTCACCATTTCCGGTGGATACGCCAGCGCCAAGCAGGTACTCGCTTACCCCCGGAACCGGCCCACCGCAGTCTTCTGCGCTTCGGATGAGATGGCGATCGGCACCATCGTCGCCGCGCGAGAGCTCGGAATACGGGTTCCCGACGCCCTCTCGGTGATCGGAATTGACGGCCATGACCTTGGTGAGGTCTTCGGGCTGACAACCATTGCGCAGTATCCCGCGTTGCAGGGCAGCCGCGCCGTCCAGCGAATGTTGCAGCTGTTCGCCGGCCCCGCCGAGTCGGGGGAACGCTCCAACCACACAGCCCATACCGAGATGATCGTGCGCTCCAGCACCGCAGCGCCGACGGAGTAG
- a CDS encoding glycoside hydrolase family 13 protein codes for MPNAVSLAPAVSAQAVAPTFHEPLHTAHDDDAWWRSSVIYQVYPRSFRDLNGDGQGDLAGITAELHQLADLSIDAIWMSPFYTSPQRDGGYDVADYCDVDPMFGTLDDFDRLTARASELGIKVIVDLVPNHCSSDHSLFKAALAAGPGSEERAMFIFRDGTGPDGSNPPNNWQSHFGGSAWTRTLNDDGTPGQWYLHLFDSSQPDFNWDNPAVHSEFERILRFWLDRNVSGFRVDVAHALVKAEGLPDWDGRPDGGSTDGYPGHAAPMFGQKAIHDIYRRWRSILGEYDGDRILCAEASIDPLSRLVNWVREDQMHQAFNFAYLHHPWDAAELRGIITSSLQAFDSVGAPTTWVLSNHDVPRHATRFGEEDPEVGLDRARAASLAMLALPGGVYLYQGEELGLPDHLEIPDELRQDPTFIRTGGERVGRDGCRVPLPWQADEPHYGFGSNGGGWLPQPEDWYTLARDVQQTDPASTLNLYRSSLALRKQLRLGAGSLSWAADYADTDTIAFSNNDVMVIMNMGESVAYVPSGTVIAASHADAGADGVLAPNRCVWVKLN; via the coding sequence ATGCCCAACGCTGTTTCCCTGGCCCCTGCTGTGTCCGCGCAGGCTGTAGCGCCCACCTTCCACGAACCACTCCATACCGCACACGACGACGACGCCTGGTGGCGCTCGTCCGTGATCTACCAGGTGTACCCGCGGTCCTTCCGGGACCTGAACGGTGACGGCCAGGGTGACCTCGCGGGAATCACCGCAGAGCTGCACCAGCTGGCGGACCTCAGTATCGATGCCATCTGGATGTCCCCGTTCTACACCTCGCCGCAGCGCGACGGCGGCTACGATGTCGCCGACTATTGCGACGTCGATCCGATGTTCGGAACGCTCGATGACTTCGACCGGCTCACCGCCCGCGCGTCCGAGCTGGGCATCAAGGTGATCGTCGACCTCGTTCCCAACCACTGCTCCAGCGACCACTCACTGTTCAAGGCTGCCCTTGCCGCCGGCCCGGGTTCGGAAGAGCGGGCCATGTTCATTTTCCGCGACGGCACCGGACCGGATGGCTCCAACCCGCCGAACAACTGGCAGTCACACTTCGGCGGATCCGCCTGGACCCGCACACTGAACGACGACGGCACGCCGGGCCAGTGGTACCTCCACCTCTTCGATTCCTCCCAGCCTGATTTCAACTGGGACAACCCGGCGGTCCACTCCGAGTTTGAGCGGATCCTGCGATTTTGGCTGGACCGCAACGTCAGCGGTTTCCGCGTTGACGTTGCGCACGCTCTGGTCAAGGCCGAGGGCCTCCCGGACTGGGACGGCCGCCCGGACGGCGGCTCCACGGATGGGTACCCGGGTCACGCTGCGCCGATGTTCGGCCAGAAAGCGATCCATGATATCTACCGCCGGTGGCGGTCAATTCTGGGAGAGTACGACGGCGACCGCATCCTCTGCGCGGAGGCCAGCATTGATCCGTTGTCCCGCCTGGTCAACTGGGTGCGAGAAGACCAGATGCACCAGGCCTTCAACTTCGCGTACCTCCATCACCCGTGGGACGCCGCCGAACTCCGCGGCATCATTACCTCCTCACTGCAGGCCTTCGACAGCGTAGGAGCGCCCACCACCTGGGTGCTGAGCAACCACGATGTTCCCCGGCATGCGACGCGGTTCGGCGAGGAGGATCCCGAGGTCGGGCTTGACCGCGCGCGTGCGGCATCGCTTGCCATGCTTGCGTTGCCCGGCGGCGTCTACTTGTATCAGGGCGAGGAACTCGGCCTGCCTGATCACCTGGAGATTCCGGACGAGCTGCGCCAGGACCCGACGTTCATCCGGACCGGTGGGGAACGTGTAGGCAGGGACGGGTGCAGGGTCCCGCTGCCGTGGCAGGCGGACGAGCCGCACTACGGGTTCGGCTCCAACGGCGGCGGGTGGCTTCCCCAGCCGGAAGATTGGTACACGCTGGCGCGTGATGTCCAGCAGACCGACCCGGCTTCTACCCTCAACCTGTACCGCTCGTCGCTCGCGCTGCGGAAACAGCTCCGTCTCGGCGCCGGATCGCTGAGCTGGGCCGCGGACTACGCGGACACGGACACCATCGCGTTCAGCAACAATGACGTCATGGTGATCATGAACATGGGAGAATCTGTTGCTTACGTACCATCGGGCACGGTCATCGCAGCGAGTCACGCAGATGCCGGTGCAGACGGCGTTCTGGCGCCGAACCGGTGCGTATGGGTAAAACTCAACTAA
- a CDS encoding sugar ABC transporter substrate-binding protein yields MKVQTTRALHLRTLATAALSVAVLAVTACGGGSTDTAAGESAAPTDLAEGGSTTLTMWVDAERAPALEQIAADFKEDTGISIDLAVKDFAAVRDDFITQVPTGNGPDLIVGPHDWIGTFVENGVVAPIELGDKAGEFQESAIQAMSYEGSLYGVPYAVENIALLRNTDMVPEASETFDQVIEKGQAAVDAGEAEFPFLVGLDPKQADPYHMYPFQTSMGVPVFAQNEDGSYDPSKLLLGEPNGVEFAKQLVEWGDSGSGVLNSNITGDIAKEKFLAGESPYYLTGPWNVPAAQEAGINLAIDPLPTVGDEPAQPFIGVNGFFISSQSSNALAANEFAVNYLTTEEAQDAMFSVGGRPPALTASFDKAATDPVVAAFGEIGANGVPMPAVPEMQAVWADWGATELALIKGTVKPEEAWPAMVENIEQKIAAG; encoded by the coding sequence ATGAAGGTGCAAACAACCAGAGCCCTCCACCTCCGGACGCTGGCCACCGCGGCTTTGTCCGTTGCGGTGCTGGCAGTCACTGCCTGCGGTGGCGGGTCCACGGATACCGCCGCGGGAGAATCCGCAGCGCCGACCGACCTCGCTGAGGGCGGCTCGACCACGCTGACCATGTGGGTGGATGCGGAGCGTGCTCCGGCTCTCGAGCAGATCGCTGCCGACTTCAAGGAAGATACCGGCATCTCGATCGACCTCGCGGTGAAGGACTTCGCAGCGGTTCGTGACGACTTCATCACCCAGGTGCCCACCGGCAACGGACCGGACCTGATCGTGGGCCCGCATGACTGGATCGGTACCTTCGTCGAAAACGGCGTTGTTGCTCCCATCGAGCTGGGCGACAAGGCCGGGGAGTTCCAGGAATCCGCAATCCAGGCCATGTCCTACGAGGGCAGCCTGTACGGCGTGCCGTACGCAGTCGAGAACATCGCGCTGCTGCGCAACACCGACATGGTGCCGGAGGCTTCCGAGACCTTTGATCAGGTCATTGAGAAGGGCCAGGCAGCGGTTGACGCCGGCGAAGCCGAGTTCCCGTTCCTGGTTGGGCTTGACCCCAAGCAGGCGGATCCGTACCACATGTACCCGTTCCAGACATCGATGGGCGTTCCCGTTTTCGCACAGAACGAGGACGGCAGCTATGACCCGTCCAAGCTCCTGCTCGGTGAGCCCAATGGCGTCGAGTTCGCAAAGCAGCTTGTCGAGTGGGGTGACTCCGGTTCGGGCGTCCTGAACTCGAACATCACCGGCGACATCGCCAAGGAGAAGTTCCTCGCTGGCGAGTCCCCCTACTACCTGACCGGTCCGTGGAACGTTCCCGCAGCACAGGAGGCCGGAATCAATCTGGCTATCGATCCGCTGCCCACCGTGGGTGATGAGCCCGCTCAGCCGTTCATCGGCGTCAACGGCTTCTTCATCTCGTCGCAGAGCTCCAACGCTCTCGCAGCAAACGAGTTCGCGGTGAACTACCTGACGACCGAAGAGGCGCAGGACGCCATGTTCAGCGTCGGCGGCCGTCCTCCGGCACTGACCGCGTCCTTCGACAAGGCAGCCACCGATCCCGTCGTTGCAGCCTTCGGTGAGATCGGCGCCAACGGCGTTCCGATGCCGGCCGTACCCGAAATGCAGGCAGTCTGGGCTGACTGGGGCGCAACTGAACTTGCACTGATCAAGGGCACCGTCAAGCCGGAGGAAGCCTGGCCGGCAATGGTGGAAAACATCGAGCAGAAGATCGCTGCCGGATAG